The genomic DNA AAAGGTCCAACCCCTCACCATGCAGAGGGGAAGATTGTCCGCACGTGTGAGGACCTTTACGCCCCTTGGGGTTTCACCCCCGCTTCGCTGGCTCCAAGAGCCTGGGTCGGGGCCTTCTCCTGTGGGGGCCTCTCGGCCGCAAACACACAGGCCCGAGCCCCGGCGAGCCCGCGGACCTCCCACCGGCCGTGCATAGGCTGCACTTCTGCGCCCCAGC from Theropithecus gelada isolate Dixy unplaced genomic scaffold, Tgel_1.0 HiC_scaffold_15359, whole genome shotgun sequence includes the following:
- the CUNH17orf51 gene encoding LOW QUALITY PROTEIN: uncharacterized protein C17orf51 homolog (The sequence of the model RefSeq protein was modified relative to this genomic sequence to represent the inferred CDS: inserted 2 bases in 1 codon; deleted 2 bases in 2 codons; substituted 1 base at 1 genomic stop codon), with product MGKKSPRKGPTPHHAEGKIVRTCEDLYAPWGFTPASLAPRAWVXGPSPVGASRPQTHRPEPRRARGPPTGRAXAALLAPALRLRDHLGHFSFRMTSCTSWLQAPQAPRLCGDEQSSRISVLHLSGAPILLPDLEGTKLSNFQ